DNA sequence from the Pseudophryne corroboree isolate aPseCor3 chromosome 6, aPseCor3.hap2, whole genome shotgun sequence genome:
aaatccaatataatgggtccccaagccgatccctggcagaacattacttcttagcctggtATCCAAGAATCTCTCTTcacctctctgggtagctctacttactgTATACTGAACCTCCCaaagcttcatattgctggggtgtgtgtgaccactgtgtcttaggatcttacagcattggaatacaatacatattctaatcaaggtaattacatcagccagagagccaccctgcctggtcagctcacttttggacaatagggagtaaacaaacatagagtagacaatggtaccttatatgactcaccctctgaGGGGTCCACtgcggtgtatgaaaacaataggaaactacagtacagtaggtgtaacataaagtaaatatacagtagggtacattatctaaagggtaacagataacataacacaattgcatatactgtattaacaatatttacagtaggttgatttaaacacagtattgggtgagcaccaatgaactaacagacaaattggatacagtatactggatatggatatacagtaaaaagtacagtacatgcagtatttGACAGGGGAAATGAGGCATACTGTAGCAGggggcaatgtgctttattactgtgGGGGTGAATACTTGTGTTTGATTGCTGTGGGCAATgtctttgatacagtaactactgcacAGGGGCcaatgatgtttattttttttCCACAGTGAGAGTCCTCCAGGCTTACCTGGACCTACTAGGTCCTCTGatgaccaccaccaccaccccaccatccggcattcctggaccctcaataagtaagctaaaagtcaataggctgcagggaagagggctttggcttagtcaccgccagggatggttaagtgtaGGCATTGCTGGTGGAGGTAAAGGTTACTCTATggcgtggagggttagggctaaactgtggaggagtttttagggttaggttgcagaaaatgtgggttaaaggttaggggtatggtaagtactgtatactgtgttatgctttactaccccaaaagttactgctgggcctgctgattttgcttagtacgggaacaatgtgtttgcttactgtgggggggccaatgtgctttatttctctgggggtgaatgcttctgtttgatcactgctggggacaatgttaatgctgtgaccaatgtgtttgatacagtaactactgtacagggtccaatgtgttttattattttttaacattgacaggcctccaggcTGACCAGGGCCCACTGCaccctccggctcccacctccacctccaccaccaccaccgccaccaccaccaccaccgcccaaCCAGGACCAGAACAGAGGGCAATCTTTCGAGGGGTACAGTAATAATAATTTgttttacatgcatactgttcataaactttgaagtgctgtacagtatactgtacagtactcaacctgtgttactgttctaatactgtacattgtttttttattttcacagagcaAGTCCGGCAATTGCTTCTGATCCTGTGGGCGGTGGTGAACAGAATCTTTCAGCTTATTTTACAGCACATTTAATTTTTGTTGATTTctttcatggtttttttttttttattaaactttttCTAGTTTACAGTTCTGTTTTGTGTTATTTTCTTTCCCCCTTAGTAGAGAGAGTCTACAGTGCACTGTATAATGTATCAGTAACGAGCCTTGAAACTCCCCCCACCCACTTGCTGTTATCACTACAAAGTCCATCcagttttcctgtcagtccatcaaTTTGCGCTTGAAGGTGAGTCACCTTGCCCAGAAGGTCTCTCACCAGCCCTGGGGTTGTGCTCCAGAATAGAATGCTTTGGTTTTCACCATCTTCACACTATGCAGTGCACtctacaatacacaataataagactcaagtacatgtacagtacagtagtaacagTAAAGTAGCAAATTATGGTTCAATTACAGTACTACAGAGCTTTGTATGAGGGTGTGCAAGCTTGTTCGTGAAGTACAGTACTGTAAATGTCTGGCGAGTgttaaattacagtacatactgtactgtagacgtgagtcgcagacatggccacattacaatgccaggggctggaatttcatgtagaacatactgtagcagcatgttaggcagtgaaaacagtggagaagtgaagcaatcggcattgtggtaacatttataaattgcatactatagtataaaattataccgggaatgtgattggttgccatgggtaacttctccacttcttcatgtttgtcactacttcatgactaaggggctaattccggcccaaaatgttgcagggctacgatcaggcacacagatatggtatgcgggGTGACTAGACCCCAGGGTTGTATTTAGGGGTCAGAgcagccctggcaaagtaaagaactggtgccccctcatatttgaaatagggaaggcacgtgtggcaAAAGAGGGGCGtgtccactcaatagtaccccaaatcaaattacagcacacaacaatagtgtgccttactcacataacGGAGCACAGTAACTCTAGTGCTCAGTTTAATAGCAGCGACagtcacagctacaggagaggagggggcccacacacagtcagcgatgtactcattgataaatgagggagcccaatgtactgtatttgcttatcctttctattttgggtatacagtatctgaatgagcctaataagaagtacagtatactgttagatgcagtatgttccaggtgacacattcacccaatgtgactgcattctgccatgcaatcttgggtgataatacaatatttaatacaccaatgcatttcattgtgttctaggactaatgacatccaaacaattatatgaattcaaacaaaatacagtatttaaagaaggggacatttgtgggtagtaactggccgttttcagaggaaaaataagaatttactcaccggtaattctatttctcgtagtccgtagtggatgctgggaacttcgtaaggaccatggggaatagcgggctccgaaggaggctgggcactctagaaagatttaggactacctggtgtgcactggctcctcccactatgaccctcctccaagcctcagttaggacaccgtgcccggacgagcagacataataaggaaggatttagaatcccgggtaagactcttaccagccacaccaatcacaccgtacaactcgtgatactatatccagtttgacagtatgaaaacaactgagcctctcaacagatggctcaacaataacccttttgttaacaataactatttaaaagtattgcagacaatccgcacttgggatgggcgcccagcatccactatggactacgagaaatagaattaccggtgagtaaattcttattttctctaacgtcctagtggatgctgggaactccgtaaggaccatggggattataccaaagctcccaaacgggcgggagagtgcggatgactctgtagcaccgaatgagagaactccaggtcctcctcagccagggtatcaatatttgtagaattttgcaaatgtgtttgcccctgaccaagtagccgctcggcaaagttgtaaagccgagacccctcgggcagccgcccaagatgagcccaccttccttgtggaatgggcatttacagattttggctgtggcatgcctgccacagaatgtgcaagctgtattgtactacaaatccagcgagcaatagactgcttagaagcaggagcacccagcttgttgggtgcatacaggataaacagcgagtcagattttctgacaccagccgtcctggaaacatatattttcagggccctgacaacgtctagcaacttggagtcctcccaatccttagtagccgcaggtaccacaataggctggttcaggtgaaacgctgacaccaccttagggagaaactggggacgagtcctcaattctgccctatccatatggaaaatcagataagggcttttacatgataaagccgccaattctgacactcgcctggctgaagccaaggctaataacatgaccactttccacgtgagatatttcagatccacggtttttagtggctcaaaccaatgtgattttaagaaactcaacatcacgttgagatcccaagatgccacaggaggcacaaatgggggctgaatatgcagcactcctttcacaaatgtctgaactttaggtactgaagctagttctttttgaaagaaaatcgacagagccgagatctgtactttaatggagcctagttttaggcccatattcactcctgcttgcaggaaatgcagaaatcgacctagttgaaattcctctgttggggcctttttggcctcgcaccatgcaacatatttccgccatatgcggtgataatgctttgccgtaacatctttcctggccttaataagcgtaggaatgacttcttccggaatacccttttcctttaggatccggtgttcaaccgccatgccgtcaaacgcagccgcggtaagtcttggaacagacagggcccctgttgtagcaggtcctgtctgagcggtagaggccacgggtcctctgagagcatctcttgaagttccaggtaccacgctcgtcttggccaatccggaaccacgagaatggtgtttactcctcgctttcttattattctcaatacctttggtatgagaggcagaggagggaacacataaaccgactggtacacccacggtgtcactagagcgtccacagctatcgcctgagggtcccttgacctggcgcaatatctttttaactttttgttgaggcgggacgccatcatgtccacctgtggtttttcccaacggtttaccagcatctggaagacttctggatgaagtccccactctcccgggtggaggtcgtgtctgctgaggaagtctgcttcccagttgtccactcccggaatgaacactgctgacagtgctagtacatgattctccgcccatcggagaattcttgtggcttccgccatcgccatccagcttcttgtgccgccctgtcgatttacatgggcgactgccgtgatgttgtctgactggatcagcaccggctggtgtaggagcagggattttgcttgacttagggcattgtagatggcccttagttccagaatatttatgtgaagggaagtctcctgacttgaccatagtccttggaagtttcttccctgtgtgactgccccccagcctcgaaggctggcatccgtggtcaccaggacccagtcctgtatgccgaacctgcggccctctagaagatgggcactctgcagccaccacagtagcgacaccctggttcttggagacagggttatcaagcgatgcatctgaagatgcgatccggaccactggtccaacaggtcccactgaaagattctggcatggaacctgccgaagggaattgcttcgtaagaagccaccatctttcccaggacccgcgtgcagcgatgcactgatacctgttttggtttcaggaggtctctgactagagatgacaactccctggctttctcctccgggagaaacacctttttctggactgtatccagaatcatacccaggaacagtagccgtgtcgtcggaaccagctgtgactttgggatattcagaatccagccgtgctggtgcagcacctcctgagatagtgctactcccaccaacaactgttccttggacctcgcttttattaggagatcgtccaagtacgggataattaaaactccctttcttcgaaggagtatcatcatttccgccataaccttggtaaataccctcggtgccgtggacagtccaaacggcagcgtctggaattggtaatggcaatcctgtaccacaaatctgaggtactcctggtgaggatggtaaatggggacatgcaagtaagcatccttgatgtccagggataccatgtaatccccctcgtccaggcttgcaataaccgccctgagcgattccatcttgaacttgaatttctttatgtatgtgttcaaggatttcaaatttagaatgggtctcaccgaaccgcccggtttcggtaccacaaatagtgtggaataataaccccggccttgttgaagtaggggtaccttgattatcacctgctgagaatacagcttgtgaattgccattagcaccgcctccctgtctgagggagcaattggcaaggcagattttaggaactggtggggtggggacgcctcgaattccagcttgtacccctgagatactatttgcaggatccagggatccacctgtgagcgaaccc
Encoded proteins:
- the LOC134935313 gene encoding mucin-2-like isoform X2, translated to MTDLQADQGPSSPPASTSSTTTTRPVDVHVAKSSISLQSHLGRLRPLAASTTTPHSSIPGPSIMRVLQAYLDLLGPLMTTTTTPPSGIPGPSISLQADQGPLHPPAPTSTSTTTTATTTTTAQPGPEQRAIFRGSKSGNCF